One genomic segment of Vulpes vulpes isolate BD-2025 chromosome 2, VulVul3, whole genome shotgun sequence includes these proteins:
- the TMEM200B gene encoding transmembrane protein 200B isoform X2, giving the protein MTAGSPGDRGEVRRSPEGRVSRLGRRLGRRRRPRSPPEPLRVRARLRLRSPSGAFAALGALVVLVGMGIAVAGYWPHRAGAPGPRAANASAPPPSELRREGRGAGRAHGPHERLRLLGPVVMGVGLFVFICANTLLYENRDLETRRLRQGVLRAQALRPPDGPGWDCALLPSPGPRTPRAIGCTEPESWDLSPRRGASPVPSVRSLRSEPANPRLGLPALLNSYPLKGPGLPPPWGPRTQTGHVIITVQPSGSCIEHSKSLDLGLGELLLGAPAARDCAHRSWPRLDRLSLGGYAKLGGGGDLGARV; this is encoded by the coding sequence ATGACGGCCGGGAGCCCCGGAGACCGCGGGGAGGTGCGGAGGAGCCCCGAGGGCCGCGTCTCTCGCCTGGGCCGCCGCCTGGGCCGCCGCCGgcgcccgcgctccccgcccgaGCCTCTGCGGGTGCGGGCGCGGCTGCGGCTGCGCTCGCCGTCGGGGGCGTTCGCGGCGCTGGGGGCGCTCGTGGTGCTGGTGGGCATGGGCATCGCCGTGGCCGGCTACTGGCCGCACCgcgccggggccccggggccgcgcGCCGCCAATGCCAGCGCGCCCCCCCCGAGCGAGCTGCGACGCGAGGGTCGCGGCGCCGGCCGGGCCCACGGCCCGCACGAGCGGCTGCGGCTCCTTGGACCCGTGGTCATGGGCGTCGGCCTGTTCGTTTTCATCTGCGCCAACACGCTGCTCTACGAGAACCGCGACCTGGAGACGCGACGGCTGCGCCAGGGGGTGCTGCGGGCCCAGGCGCTCCGGCCCCCTGACGGCCCCGGCTGGGACTGcgccctgctccccagccccggACCCAGGACTCCCCGAGCCATCGGCTGCACGGAGCCGGAAAGTTGGGACCTGTCGCCGCGTCGGGGCGCGTCACCTGTCCCGTCAGTGCGGAGCCTGCGTTCAGAGCCTGCTAATCCTCGCTTGGGGTTACCTGCCCTGCTCAACAGTTACCCGCTGAAgggcccggggctgcccccaccctggggtcCACGCACCCAGACTGGCCATGTGATTATCACCGTGCAGCCCTCTGGTTCCTGCATTGAACATTCCAAGTCCCTGGATCTGGGCCTTGGGGAGCTCCTGCTTGGGGCCCCAGCAGCTCGGGACTGTGCTCACCGGAGCTGGCCACGGCTGGACCGCCTCAGTCTGGGGGGCTATGCCAagttgggaggaggaggggacttGGGAGCCCGGGTTTGA